CATATCGATCTGAAAAATATTCAACCTCCTCTGGCTTTATTCTGGCATCCCGGGTTAAAGGAAGACTTCCTGTTCAAAGCGGTGGAAGTTATTAAAACCGGTGTCGGACATCCCCAGATCATGAATACCCCGGCGGCCATCACCAGAGAGATGGATAGATTCAGAGAAGAAGGGGTTACTCTGGAAGAAGCAAGGCGTGTGGCTATCTTCGGCTGCGTTGGTACAGATATTGCCAATAAGACGTCCCACCCTGTGGAAGGGGAAGTTTGCATCGGCAAAGCCTTTGAACTGGCCTTCAACGACGGCGTGGACCCTCTTACAGGCATGCAGGTAGGTCCGAAGACCGGAGATCCTGAAAGCTTCAAGACCTTTGATGACCTGTTTGAAGCCTTCCGGACCCAGACCGATTTCGCCTTGAAGACAGTTCGTGGCCATGGCCGGGTGGGCAACCAATTGTGCGCGGAAACTCTCCCCTTGCCGATGCGTTCCATTCTTACCGATGGATGCCTGGAAACAGGAAGAGATTGCTGGGATGATGGGGCAAAATATACCGCTGACCTGCTGATCAATGTGGGCACCATTGATGCCGCCAATTCTTTGATGGCTGTTAAAACCCTGGTCTATGATGATAAAAAACTGACCATGGCCCAGCTTAAGGAAGCTCTTGCCGCGAATTTTGGGGGCCATGAGGATATTCAGAAGATGTGCCTGGACGCTCCCAAACACGGGAACGACGATGAAGTGATGAATGAATTTGTTCACAAGTGCTATGACGTTGTATGGGAAGCTTATTACAAAGCCGGCCGCAACTATTGCGGTAAAAAAGGCAAACCGGAAGCTTACTCAAATAGTCTGCACAATCTGTTTGGCGCCGTCATGGGTGCACTGCCTACAGGCAGAGAAGCCGGCCTGGCGCTGACGGACGGCAGTGTATCGGCTATGCCGGGCAGCGATGTCAACGGACCCACAGCCCTTGTTAATTCGGCGGCTAAGGCCCTTGACACAGTACGGTTCAACTCTAATCACTTTAACATGAAGTTCCATCCCGCAGCCCTTGATGGTCCACGAGGTGTGAGGAACTTACTATCCCTGGTCAAAACCTATATGGATCAGGGCGGCTCCCACATTCAGTTTAACGTCGTCAGCAGCAAGACCCTGAAGGATGCTCAGGTACAGCCTGATAAATATAAAGACCTGGTCGTCAGAGTGGCCGGATTCAGTGCCTACTTTACCAGACTGGATCCTGGTGTGCAGGCTGAGATTATCAAGAGAACAGAATTGAGTTTCAACTGAATTTGAGCATGGATTAACCTGGGCCTAACCAGAACCTCCCTCCGTGGTTAATGAGGGGGGTTCTGGCCCAAAGGGGGAAAATAATGAATGACTAACGCAGAGGCGAATTCCGGGAAAAAAGCAGTTATTTTTAATGTACAAAGATATTCAACTGAAGACGGGCCAGGGGTAAGAACGACCGTATTTTTTAAAGGATGCCCCCTCAGCTGCCTGTGGTGCAGTAATCCGGAATCACAGCAAGCTAAGCCCCAGATGATGTATTTCAGCAAAACATGTGTGCAATGTTATGCTTGTGTGAAGGCTTGCCCTAATGGCGCTAATAAAATTAAAGACGATGGTTCTGTATGGGTGGACCGCAGTGTGTGCACGAATTGTGGTGTTTGCGTAAAGGTGTGCCTGGCTGATGCCCGGTCGATGTCTGGGAAAAAGATGACGGTAGATGAGGTTTTTGACATCATTCAAAAGGATTCTCTGTATTACATCAATTCGGGTGGCGGTGTAACGCTCGGTGGCGGAGAGTGCACAACCGAACCGGAATTTGTAGGGGAGTTATTGGACAGATGTTATGACAGGGCCATTCACACCTGTATTGATACTTGCGGGTATACTCCCTGGAGTGTATTGGAGAAAATCCTGCCCAAGGTAGAACTGGTTTTATTCGATATAAAACACATGGATACAGAGAAGCATAAAGAACTCACAGGAGTGGGGAATGAACTGATTTTAGAGAATGCGGTAAAGATAAAACAAATGGGGACCAGAATGATTATTCGATTGCCTTTAATTCCCGGTTACAATGATGATGAAAATAATATTAAGGTTATGGGCTGGTTTATGGAATCATGGGGTATGGACAGAATCGATATACTCCCTTATCACCGGTTGGGCGAAAATAAATATGATGCTCTTGGGATGAACTATTCACTTGGGGATCTGCCCAATTTGGCAAAGGATAGTATCAGCAGGGCGGTCAAAATATTAGGGTCCTATGGACTGGAAGTTCATGTCATGTGATCGTACCACAGAGTGATGATTTCTGCGAAATAAATGAACGTACAGCAGGTTTGAAAAAGGAGAAATGAAAATGTCAGGAATCGAATTAAAGATAGAAAATTACATAGCGACAGTAACCGTGAACAGACCTCCGGCCAATGCTTTAAACAAAGAGACTTATATTGCAATTCGCGACACATTTTACAGCTTGGAGGAGCGGGACGATGTGAAGGTGGTCGTCCTGACTGGGGCGGGCAAAATATTTATGGCGGGCAATGAGTTTGACGAATTCCCTGAAATGATGGAGAGAAAAGCTTGCACAACGTATTACGACATCATCCGCAACGGATACCTTTCGGTCAAGAACTGTAAATATCCGGTAATCGGTGCTATAAACGGTGCGGCGGTGGGCTCGGGCTGTGCGTTTGCGGGTTGCTGTGATTTACTTGTGGCAGTGGAGGGGGCAAAATTCGCCCTTTCGGAAATCAAGGTCGGCATTATAGGGGCTGACGGCTTTGCCTCCCTGATGGTGCCTGAGAAGGTACTTCGTTATATGGCACTTTCCGGCAATCCGCTTACCGCCGAGGAGATTTACAGACATGGAGGGATTCATCAGGTCGTTCCTAAAGGGGAGCTTATGAACGCAGCCTATAAACTTGCGAATGAGCTTGCCCAGAATGCTCGCCGTGCGCTTATTCAGTGGAAGCTGTGCTTGAATCAGAACTATGAGCATGATCTACCCAAAAAGTTTAACAATAACTTAAATGCAACTGTGGCGTACCATCCCTACCACGACTTCAAGGAGGCATCAAGTGCTTTTATTGCCAAACGTCCCCCGGAATTTGACAACAAGTGAGAATATGAAAGCAAGTAGTCTCCGGTTAAGTACCGATAAAAGGCCGTCAATATTAGATGGTCTTTTATCATTTTCGGAAGATAACTTTGTGCAGGAAGAGTGACCTGCATTTTTTTATGGGCAAATCCCCATAATAGTAGAAGATGTGTCGCTCAGTTTTCAGGAATCGGCTAAGAAATGCAGACGTTATCGGAAGGAGTGCACCTTGTGAGAAGTGAAAATGAAAATCAAAATGAACCCATAAATCCGGAGGTCCAAACCTTAAAAGAGCTGGGCCAGATTCGTATCCCTGAGCCTTCGGAGAGCATCTATTGTCTGACTGTTGTCGGACAAATCGAAGGACATCAAGTCCTTTCCGCGCAAACGAAGGCCACCAAATATGAACATGTCATTCCGCAATTATTTGCCGTCGAGCAAAACCCTAAAGTAGAAGGGATATTGTTGATTTTAAATACGGCCGGAGGGGATGTGGAGGCGGGTTTAGCCATATCCGAGCTGGTAAGCAGCCTAAGCAAACCCAGTGTCTCCATCGTTCTGGGAGGCGGGCACAGCATTGGCATTCCCATCGCTGTGAGCTGCGAGCGCAGCTTTATTGCGCCAACGGGGACCATGACCTTGCACCCCATACGCTATACAGGGTTGGTGATCAACGGCCATCAGCAGTTTGACTATTTACAAAAAATGCAGGAGAGAATCAATAGCTTTATTATCCAACATTCCCAGATCACAGAGGATCAGCTGAAAAAGCTCATGTTTGCCACCGGTGAACTGGCCCAGGATATCGGGACTGTTTTAATCGGACAGGATGCGGTGGATATAGGGCTGATTGACGCTGTCGGAGGCTTGAAGGAAGCCTATGGAGAACTAAAGCGCCTGATCGCGGCAAAGCGTGAAAGTTAAATTTACAATAAAATCGGCTGAAGAGCCGATTTTTTGCTATACTATCAGAAGAATTAATTTTTACCCACAGTGTGGATGAGTCAAAGGTTCGGAGAAACAGCCAAATGGGAGCGGCAAGCCTATTGGAACCGAAGGAAAATTGCAAGTGATTTAGAAGGGAAAAATTTCCTTTGTGTAGAAATAGACACTACATAAGGCTTGGCAAGAAGCGGTTGAGTAAAGAATGATGTGAGGGATGTTTTTTGGCTAGGAAGAAAAAGAGGATGACGGTAAAGAAAAAAGGTTTTCTTAAAGATAATGTCCGCCATGAACTGATCGGCATTGTGGCCTTGGGATTGGCGGTATTGGGCATTGTGGCCCTATATTCCGGCAGCAATGGTGTGGTAGGCGGCAAGATCAAAGAAGGCTTAACCATACTGGCCGGCAACGGCCGGGTCTGGCTGCTGCTTATGCTGGGTGCCTGGGGAATCGCTTATATGAATCGTAAACATATCAATAACCAGTGGAGAACGGTGGGAGTTCTTTTACTATGGCTGGCTTTTGAAGGGCTATTGCATTTCCAGCTCCCGGGCCTTAGTGATTATTCTAATGAAACGATCCTCGATGAAGGATTGCTGGGACATGGAGGAGGAGCAATCGGTGCCCTCCTGACTATGGCTCTGAAAAGCTCAGTGGGTATTTCCGGGGGCTATGTGGTACTCATTGTCACCGCTCTTAGCGGAGCTCTGCTGGTGACGAACCGCTCCCTCATCGGCGGTCTGCAGCAAGTGCAAAAGGCCGGTAAGGAATCGGGTCGCTGGGTCAAAAACCATGTCGAGGACTTTATCTATGTGATTCAGGACACTGAGGAGAATCCTGAAGAAGCCTTTCCGGAAGAGCCTATGGAAAAGAGAGCTTTAAAAAAGAATATCAAGAGGAAAGAGACGAAAACGACCACGGAGCCTTTAAAGGTGCTGGAGCCCGAATTGGTGGAGCGGCCGGTGATTATTAAGACCCTTCAGGATCAGGCGGATCATGGCGGGGAGGAAGAGAAGCCTCTTGCCGATACTCCCGTCATCCAAACTGTACTTCCTTTTGCCGAAGAAAAGAAACAAAAAGCGAGCCCGCCGGGCAAGCTCACAGGAACGCCTGTTTCCAGATTGGCCCAGAAGGAGAGCGGTGATTTTCAGCTTCCTAATTTAACCTTGCTTAATAAAAGCATGAAGGTGAAGAACCCTCGTATTAATAAAGATTTGGCGGATAATGTGAAGATTCTTGAAGAGACCCTGGAAAGCTTCGGGGTTAAAATTAAAGTAACTCACGTAACTCAAGGACCGGCTATTACCCGCTATGAGGCCCAGCCTGCTCCCGGGGTTAAAGTGAGCAAGATTACCAACTTATCCGATGATATCGCCCTGAGTTTGGCGGCTACCGATGTGCGTATCGAGGCCCCTGTGCCGGGGAAATCGGTGGTGGGAATCGAAGTGCCCAATAAAGAGATAGCGACGGTGCATTTTCGGGAAGTACTGGAGACACCGGAATTTCAGAATTCCCTCAGTAAGCTGACGGTCGTTCTGGGCAAAGATATTACAGGAAGTCCTATTGTGGCGGATTTAACCAAAATGCCCCATTTATTAATTGCCGGTGCCACCGGTTCAGGTAAGTCTGTCTGTGTCAATACCTTAATCAATAGCATCTTATATAAAGCAAGGCCGGATGAAGTCAAGTTCTTATTGGTAGATCCGAAGATGGTGGAACTGACTAATTATAACGGAATTCCTCATCTGATTGCACCGGTGGTCACGGATCCCAAAAAGGCGGCCGGAGCCCTAAAATGGATTGTCACGGAAATGGAGACCCGTTACGAGCTGTTTGCTGCCGCCGGGGTCAGGGATATTGTGCGCTATAATTACCTGCGCACCCAGGAAAAGAAAGAAGAGGCGCCGCCTCTTCCCTATGTGGTGGTGATTATCGACGAGTTAGCGGATCTCATGATGGTGGCCCCCGGAGATGTGGAAGATTCGATTTGCCGTTTGGCTCAGATGGCGCGGGCGGCGGGAATCCATCTCCTGATTGCTACCCAGCGTCCATCGGTGGATGTGATCACCGGTTTGATCAAAGCCAATGTTCCTTCCCGGATTGCTTTTGCTGTATCTTCTCAGATCGATTCCCGGACCATCTTGGATATGAATGGAGCGGAGAAGCTCTTAGGCCGGGGGGATATGCTTTACTATCCTATGGGAGCCAGCAAACCCATCAGGGTACAGGGATGCTTCCTGGCCGATAAGGAAGTGGAAAATGTGGTCCGCTTCCTGCAGAATCAGGCTAAACCGGAATACCAGGAGATTCCTAATATCGAGCTGGGAACCGATAAGCCTGCGGAAGATACTGGGGATGAGCTCTTTCATCAAGCGGCCCTGCTCTTTATCGAGGCAGGCAATGCTTCTGTCTCTTTACTGCAAAGAAGGCTCCGCATCGGCTACACCCGGGCGGCCCGTTTAATGGATTTGTTGGAAGAAAAAGGGGTCGTGGGCGGTTATGAAGGCTCAAAACCCCGGGAAGTTTTGCTGACCAAGGGACAATTTGACCAAAAGTTTGGTTTAGGAGAAGAAGAAATCGGGTAAAAGTTGCACATTTTGTTGAGAGGATTTATGATAATAAAAGAGAATAGTATAAATTAAGAAGGAAATATGATGGTTCAGGATATAACGATTGAAGAGTTGCTAAAAATTAAAGATATAGTTCTTCTCGATGTTCGCTCTGAAGGTGAATATGAGGAAGCCACCATACCTGGTGCTCGGAATCTGCCTCTGTTTAATAATGAAGAACGGGCCATGATTGGCACTACTTATGTACAGATCTCTCCCGCTTTAGCCAAGGAGCAAGGGCTGGCTATAGCCGGTCCCAAGTTGGATGGACTTTATAACCAAGCCAGGCAATGGTCCAAGGGCCGGCCTGTGGTGCTTTTTTGCTGGCGGGGAGGGATGAGGAGCAGATCCTTAGCCACTGTTTTGGGTCTGATGGGCTTGCCTGTTTACCGGTTGCAAGGGGGATATAAGGCTTATCGCCATTTGGTTCATGATTACTTCAGCCGGGAGTTTCCCTTTAAAGTTGTCGTACTGCGGGGGAATACGGGTGTAGGCAAGACTGAGCTATTAAAGTGGTTAAGGGCTGACGGCTATCCGGTCATTGATTTAGAGTCCCTGGCTAATAATCGGGGCTCTGTATTTGGGTCGGTGGGCTTGGGTTCAGGCCCTTCTCAGAAAACCTTTGAAGCCGCTTTGTACGAAGAGCTTAGGGTGTTAGCGAATTTTCCTTATATTATCGTTGAATGTGAGAGTAAGCGCATTGGCCGCATCAATTTGCCGACCAGTGTTTATGAGGCTATGAAAATGGGTCCGCAAATCCTGATCTATGACTCAATTCAGCAGCGGGTTGAACGCTTAATTAAGGAATACACCCAGTATCCTTATGCTGACCAGGAGATTAAGTCGGCGCTTGGGCGTCTGACGAAAAACCTGGGGCATAAAACGATTGCCGAGTACAGCGCTTTGCTGGAACAAGGAAATTTAGAAGAGTTTACAGAAGGAATGCTGAAATACTACGACGCTCTTTATGCCTATCCTAACCATCCCAGCAATGATTATGATGATTCCATAAGCAATGAAGATCCGGAAAAGGGGATCAAAGAATTGGAGGATTACCTTGATCAGTGGTCGGGTATACTCAGAAGAACAACTTTATCTGGAATATGTGATACAGCAAAATAAACCCGGCTTGCTGGGTGCTGTCTCCACATTATTGGGAATGCTTGAGATCAATATCTTAACCGTCAATGGGATCGGTGAGGACCGCCGGGGGTTTTTGCTTCAGTATCCGTCTCCGGAGAAGGTTCAAGCCCTCCAAGAGGCTTTGCAGCATGTCGATACCATTGAGATCGCTGCTTTTCGCCCGCCGACGATCTTTGATCGCCTGGCCTTGCGGCATGGGCGGCGTTTGGATAAGGCAGAAAGCGATCCCCCGACTTACCGCTTTATTAGGGAAGAATTAGGATTGCTTGTGGACTTTTTAGGAGATACTTTAGTTGAGGGTGGCAATCAGTTGGTTGGTATCCGAGGGGTTCCCCGGGTGGGAAAAACGGAAGCGGCGATCAGCGCCTGCGTTTATGCCAATAAGAAGTGGATACTCCTTTCTTCGACGATTATCCGGCAAACCTTGCGGACCACCCTTATGCTGGACGAAGCTGAAGATTCCGTGTTTTTAATTGATGGGATGACAAGCACTTCCCGTGGAGATGATGCCCATTGGCAATTATTGAACCGGGTGATGGAATTACCCACACCGAAGATCATCGAGCATCCTGATGTATTTTTGCGGGATGGCCGGATCAAAAGAGACCTGGATTTTATCATTGAGATTCGTAATCAACCTCAAGATGAGATTGGGATTGATGATGTAGCCGTTAGTTTTTCTGCTTTTGATATTAGCTAAAACACTAAGAAGGAGGGTTTATCATGGCAGGAGAGGGACAAATCCTTCGCAACGCTCGTGTGGATAAAGGGTGGAGCTTAACCCAGGCTGAAGAAGTTACCAAAATCAGAATCCGCTATCTGGAAGCTTTGGAAGAAGAAGCTTATCATATTTTACCCGGCGACACTTATACCAAAGGGTTTTTAAGAACTTATGCCAAACATTTGGGAATAAGCCCGGAGGAGGTTTTAGAGCACTATAAAGCCTTAGGGCAGCAACAGGAAAAACCGTTATCCGCTGAACCGGCGCCGCCGCTGCCCCGCCGGAGGCCCCAGTGGATTAAACCTGTGCTTGTGGCCGTGACCGGAGTTGTTGCTCTTGTGGTCGTGATCGGAATCGCCTCCCTGAGCAAACATCCGGGCACTACGATTGCTCCGGAAGATATAGTCACACCCTTGCCTACTACCCCTCAGGAAGAAGTCGTCCAACAACCGGAAAACACTCCCCCAGCGGACAATACCCC
The window above is part of the Desulfitobacterium chlororespirans DSM 11544 genome. Proteins encoded here:
- a CDS encoding glycyl radical protein; amino-acid sequence: MELATKLNSRTVDEERVQRLKSYLLDAPQKVDTERLKLLAEIYPKLDGHTAIVRRAKLLDYILKNKTLYIDDNFFVGSVTQYVCGVYPYPEWNCDWMKDKEGKAVSHLGEMEITAEDRVIFEEIVKYWDERSIYPNANRLFEEVYGYSSLPAQDTGLFYDGNSWPAGGGTMNYNRILTQGARGIIDEARERMSKLEVNAANTPKRSFYEAVIITMNAMINLSHRYAELARKKAAEEKSYERRQELLEIAEICEVVPEYPARTFKEALQSFLLTHLVLEIEVTGCGYSLGYWGQYMDPFYQKDLAEGRITRKEALYLTKLIFIKLQEIGYYHGPKFAKAWSSHVGQTLCIGGLTEEGRDATCEMDYICCDAHIDLKNIQPPLALFWHPGLKEDFLFKAVEVIKTGVGHPQIMNTPAAITREMDRFREEGVTLEEARRVAIFGCVGTDIANKTSHPVEGEVCIGKAFELAFNDGVDPLTGMQVGPKTGDPESFKTFDDLFEAFRTQTDFALKTVRGHGRVGNQLCAETLPLPMRSILTDGCLETGRDCWDDGAKYTADLLINVGTIDAANSLMAVKTLVYDDKKLTMAQLKEALAANFGGHEDIQKMCLDAPKHGNDDEVMNEFVHKCYDVVWEAYYKAGRNYCGKKGKPEAYSNSLHNLFGAVMGALPTGREAGLALTDGSVSAMPGSDVNGPTALVNSAAKALDTVRFNSNHFNMKFHPAALDGPRGVRNLLSLVKTYMDQGGSHIQFNVVSSKTLKDAQVQPDKYKDLVVRVAGFSAYFTRLDPGVQAEIIKRTELSFN
- a CDS encoding glycyl-radical enzyme activating protein, encoding MTNAEANSGKKAVIFNVQRYSTEDGPGVRTTVFFKGCPLSCLWCSNPESQQAKPQMMYFSKTCVQCYACVKACPNGANKIKDDGSVWVDRSVCTNCGVCVKVCLADARSMSGKKMTVDEVFDIIQKDSLYYINSGGGVTLGGGECTTEPEFVGELLDRCYDRAIHTCIDTCGYTPWSVLEKILPKVELVLFDIKHMDTEKHKELTGVGNELILENAVKIKQMGTRMIIRLPLIPGYNDDENNIKVMGWFMESWGMDRIDILPYHRLGENKYDALGMNYSLGDLPNLAKDSISRAVKILGSYGLEVHVM
- a CDS encoding enoyl-CoA hydratase/isomerase family protein, which codes for MSGIELKIENYIATVTVNRPPANALNKETYIAIRDTFYSLEERDDVKVVVLTGAGKIFMAGNEFDEFPEMMERKACTTYYDIIRNGYLSVKNCKYPVIGAINGAAVGSGCAFAGCCDLLVAVEGAKFALSEIKVGIIGADGFASLMVPEKVLRYMALSGNPLTAEEIYRHGGIHQVVPKGELMNAAYKLANELAQNARRALIQWKLCLNQNYEHDLPKKFNNNLNATVAYHPYHDFKEASSAFIAKRPPEFDNK
- a CDS encoding ClpP family protease — its product is MRSENENQNEPINPEVQTLKELGQIRIPEPSESIYCLTVVGQIEGHQVLSAQTKATKYEHVIPQLFAVEQNPKVEGILLILNTAGGDVEAGLAISELVSSLSKPSVSIVLGGGHSIGIPIAVSCERSFIAPTGTMTLHPIRYTGLVINGHQQFDYLQKMQERINSFIIQHSQITEDQLKKLMFATGELAQDIGTVLIGQDAVDIGLIDAVGGLKEAYGELKRLIAAKRES
- a CDS encoding FtsK/SpoIIIE family DNA translocase, encoding MTVKKKGFLKDNVRHELIGIVALGLAVLGIVALYSGSNGVVGGKIKEGLTILAGNGRVWLLLMLGAWGIAYMNRKHINNQWRTVGVLLLWLAFEGLLHFQLPGLSDYSNETILDEGLLGHGGGAIGALLTMALKSSVGISGGYVVLIVTALSGALLVTNRSLIGGLQQVQKAGKESGRWVKNHVEDFIYVIQDTEENPEEAFPEEPMEKRALKKNIKRKETKTTTEPLKVLEPELVERPVIIKTLQDQADHGGEEEKPLADTPVIQTVLPFAEEKKQKASPPGKLTGTPVSRLAQKESGDFQLPNLTLLNKSMKVKNPRINKDLADNVKILEETLESFGVKIKVTHVTQGPAITRYEAQPAPGVKVSKITNLSDDIALSLAATDVRIEAPVPGKSVVGIEVPNKEIATVHFREVLETPEFQNSLSKLTVVLGKDITGSPIVADLTKMPHLLIAGATGSGKSVCVNTLINSILYKARPDEVKFLLVDPKMVELTNYNGIPHLIAPVVTDPKKAAGALKWIVTEMETRYELFAAAGVRDIVRYNYLRTQEKKEEAPPLPYVVVIIDELADLMMVAPGDVEDSICRLAQMARAAGIHLLIATQRPSVDVITGLIKANVPSRIAFAVSSQIDSRTILDMNGAEKLLGRGDMLYYPMGASKPIRVQGCFLADKEVENVVRFLQNQAKPEYQEIPNIELGTDKPAEDTGDELFHQAALLFIEAGNASVSLLQRRLRIGYTRAARLMDLLEEKGVVGGYEGSKPREVLLTKGQFDQKFGLGEEEIG
- the mnmH gene encoding tRNA 2-selenouridine(34) synthase MnmH; protein product: MMVQDITIEELLKIKDIVLLDVRSEGEYEEATIPGARNLPLFNNEERAMIGTTYVQISPALAKEQGLAIAGPKLDGLYNQARQWSKGRPVVLFCWRGGMRSRSLATVLGLMGLPVYRLQGGYKAYRHLVHDYFSREFPFKVVVLRGNTGVGKTELLKWLRADGYPVIDLESLANNRGSVFGSVGLGSGPSQKTFEAALYEELRVLANFPYIIVECESKRIGRINLPTSVYEAMKMGPQILIYDSIQQRVERLIKEYTQYPYADQEIKSALGRLTKNLGHKTIAEYSALLEQGNLEEFTEGMLKYYDALYAYPNHPSNDYDDSISNEDPEKGIKELEDYLDQWSGILRRTTLSGICDTAK
- a CDS encoding DUF3388 domain-containing protein; the encoded protein is MISGRVYSEEQLYLEYVIQQNKPGLLGAVSTLLGMLEINILTVNGIGEDRRGFLLQYPSPEKVQALQEALQHVDTIEIAAFRPPTIFDRLALRHGRRLDKAESDPPTYRFIREELGLLVDFLGDTLVEGGNQLVGIRGVPRVGKTEAAISACVYANKKWILLSSTIIRQTLRTTLMLDEAEDSVFLIDGMTSTSRGDDAHWQLLNRVMELPTPKIIEHPDVFLRDGRIKRDLDFIIEIRNQPQDEIGIDDVAVSFSAFDIS
- a CDS encoding helix-turn-helix domain-containing protein — encoded protein: MAGEGQILRNARVDKGWSLTQAEEVTKIRIRYLEALEEEAYHILPGDTYTKGFLRTYAKHLGISPEEVLEHYKALGQQQEKPLSAEPAPPLPRRRPQWIKPVLVAVTGVVALVVVIGIASLSKHPGTTIAPEDIVTPLPTTPQEEVVQQPENTPPADNTPPPQAPPPNPQNVIAQENEGLVAQLVFSQPCWIRVNVDGQFAFEGTFTQGVTKELKAKDQIELVTVGNAGGLTVTLNGKTWPSLGAQGQVVNNVILKKDSENQISFLP